In Rhodococcus pseudokoreensis, the DNA window CCGCCGCGGGACTTGGCGCCCACGACGTCGGCGACCGCGGCCTGCTGCGCGGGGCTCATCACGCCCGAACCGATGCCCGCGATGCCGGACAGCACGAGGAACACCAGCAGGTTCTCGCTGAGCCCCATTCCGACGGTGCTGGCGCCGCACACCAGCAGTCCGAGCAGGACGAACAGCTTCCGGCCGTAGACGTCCGACAGTCGCCCGGACACGATGAGGACGAGCGCGTTGCCGACGGCGAACACGGTGAGGGCGATACCGGCGAGGGCTGCGTCGCGGTGCAGCGCCTCGACGACGAACAGCGGCACCATCGCCACCCGGACCCCGAAGATCACACCACCGAACGCGAAATTGGAGCCGAGCGCGGCCCGGTACACGGGCTGCCCGAGTGCCTCCCGCAGCGTCATGGCGGCACCGGAGGCGGTGGCGTCGGGCGCCGTCAGGTGCGAACCCCGCAGGCTCACGAAGACGACAGCCGCAGCGACGACGAGGGCGATCGCGTAGATGACGAACGGAACCCGGAGCCCGAATCCGACGAGCAACCCGCCTACGAGGGGTCCGGAGATCGATCCCATCAGGAAGCTCGTCGCGTAGAGCCCGGACACGCGACCGCGGCTGTCCACCGGTGCGATGCGGATCACCAGGCCCATCGACGACACCGTGAACATCGTCGAGCCGATCCCCCCGAGTGCGCGGAAGAGCAGCAACTGCCAGTAGTCGCCCGCGACCGCGCAGGCGGCGGTCGAGGCCGCGACGATCAGGAGCCCGGTGATGTAGACGGGCCGCTCCCCCAGTTTCTGCACGAGCCGGCCGCTGACCGGGGCGAAGATCAGACGCATGAACGCGAACGACGAGATCACGACGGTGGCCGCCGTCACGCTCACGTCGAAGCTGCGGGCGAACTGCGGGAGGGCGGGTGCGACGATCCCGAATCCGAGTGCGATGACGAAGCTGGCCGAGACCAGCACCCAGATTTCCGAAGGGAGCCGCGGGCTGCGCCCGGCGGGCAGCCCGGCTGCGCGAGTGTTCATAGTTGAATCCGATGGTAGGTGCCCCCGCTTCCGCGGCAGCACCTACCCCGCCGAACACCTACTTCAGGACGTCGGCCACCAGTTCCTTGGCCGCCGCCTGCACCTGCGCGAGATGATCCGGGCCCTGGAACGATTCGGCGTAGATCTTGTAGACGTCCTCGGTGCCCGACGGCCGCGCCGCGAACCACGCCGATTCGGTGGTGACCTTCAGCCCGCCGAGAGCCGCCCCGTTGCCCGGGGCGCTCGTCAGCGTCGCGGTGATCGGCTCCCCCGCCAGTTCGGTGGCCGACACCTGTTCGGGGGACAGTTTCGCCAGCACCGCCTTCTGCTCCCGGGTGGCGGGGGCGTCGATGCGGGCGTAGGCGGGACTGCCGAACTGCTCCGTCAGTTCCCGGTACCGCACCGACGGTGTCTTTCCCGTCACCGCCGTCATCTCCGAGGCGAGCAGGGCCAGGATGATCCCGTCCTTGTCGGTGGTCCACACCTCGCCGTCGTGGCGCAGGAACGACGCACCCGCGCTCTCCTCGCCGCCGAAACCGAGCGAACCCTCGAGCAGGCCGGGGACGAACCACTTGAATCCCACCGGGACCTCGAGCAGTTCACGGCCGAGGCTTCCGACCACGCGGTCGATCATCGACGAACTGACCAGCGTCTTGCCCACCTTCACACTCGAGCCCCACCCTTTTCGGTGCGAGAACAGGTAGTCGATGGCGACCGCG includes these proteins:
- a CDS encoding MFS transporter, which translates into the protein MNTRAAGLPAGRSPRLPSEIWVLVSASFVIALGFGIVAPALPQFARSFDVSVTAATVVISSFAFMRLIFAPVSGRLVQKLGERPVYITGLLIVAASTAACAVAGDYWQLLLFRALGGIGSTMFTVSSMGLVIRIAPVDSRGRVSGLYATSFLMGSISGPLVGGLLVGFGLRVPFVIYAIALVVAAAVVFVSLRGSHLTAPDATASGAAMTLREALGQPVYRAALGSNFAFGGVIFGVRVAMVPLFVVEALHRDAALAGIALTVFAVGNALVLIVSGRLSDVYGRKLFVLLGLLVCGASTVGMGLSENLLVFLVLSGIAGIGSGVMSPAQQAAVADVVGAKSRGGPVLAAFQMVADVGGVLGPVGAGLLAQHLSYAVAFGVTGGVMLLAAIGWLLVPNKAAPKVSVEAV